One window of the Bubalus kerabau isolate K-KA32 ecotype Philippines breed swamp buffalo chromosome 9, PCC_UOA_SB_1v2, whole genome shotgun sequence genome contains the following:
- the LOC129660000 gene encoding amine sulfotransferase-like encodes MDGEDKYLFKFKGYNFTRPFVNIDLLKNLDDFEIRDDDVFLITYPKSGTIWTQQILSLIYYEGHRNRTEIVNTAERIPFLEYNLHKSDFEKRPSPRLFSSHLPYYLAPKGLKNKKNKVIYVCRNPKDVLTSYFHFSNLLVTLEASNNIGDFMEKFLDGKVVGSLWFDHIRGWYEHRHDFNILFMMYEEMKKDLRSSVLKISSFLEKELSEEDLDAVVNQAAFQNMKVDPQANYDSILKNDIGLRAEGHFLRKGTIGDWKHYLTVKQNERFDRVFQRKMKDFPLKFIWEIDEELDQ; translated from the exons ATGGATGGtgaagacaaatatttatttaaatttaaaggcTATAATTTTACACGTCCTTTTGTTAATATTGACTTACTAAAAAATCTAGATGACTTTGAAATTAGAGATGATGATGTCTTCCTCATTACATACCCCAAATCTG gTACCATCTGGACTCAGCAGATATTAAGCTTGATTTACTATGAGGGACATCGTAACAGAACTGAAATTGTGAACACAGCTGAAAGAATCCCCTTCCTGGAATACAATCTACACAAAAGCGACTTTGAGAAGAGACCATCCCCTCGCCtcttttcttcccacctcccGTACTATTTAGCACCAAAAGGTctcaagaacaaaaaaaataaa GTAATTTATGTCTGCAGAAACCCCAAGGATGTTTTGacctcatattttcatttttctaatttgttGGTTACATTAGAAGCTTCAAATAACATAGGAGATTTCATGGAAAAATTTCTAGATGGAAAAG TGGTAGGGAGCCTTTGGTTTGATCACATCAGAGGCTGGTATGAGCACAGACATGACTTCAATATCCTGTTCATGATGTATGAAGAGATGAAGAAG GATCTCAGAAGTTCTGTGCTTAAAATCAGCAGTTTTCTTGAGAAAGAACTGAGTGAAGAGGATCTGGATGCTGTTGTGAATCAGGCTGCGTTTCAGAATATGAAGGTTGATCCTCAAGCTAATTATGATAGCATTCTGAAAAATGACATCGGGCTGAGAGCAGAGGGACACTTCCTGCGCAAAG GTACCATTGGAGACTGGAAACATTACTTGACTGTAAAGCAAAATGAGCGATTTGACAGAGTATTCCAAAGGAAGATGAAAGATTTCCCCTTGAAGTTCatctgggaaatagatgaggagtTGGATcagtga